The nucleotide window gaaatagaacaaaagaggtaaaggcaacatttcaagtccaatagttttataaaagtaaagcgaAAGTCTAAAAGACTTGTCTCATTACAAATTtagtacaatagaatgaaattgggtctatctgatacatcatatataaaaactagaaataagaaataaaattaagaacaattaaaattcatcctcgaagcatgaggaatCACCAAAGCTCGTGAACCTCACAATCAACCACCAGCCACGAAACAGAAAAACCTGACtctcagaccctacatttgggaaactgtaggcaagagtatgtttTAGTACAGACAATGTACCATGCatgatagctatgcataaaacatttaaatcatgccaAAAGaggacatttcatgacatgcaattgaccaagctaaaacatgatataaaagggttagaaaagataagtcataaaacatggttaATGCAATTATTAAAGCCtttgaacacatgtgagatacttcttgaagtaacgttagttcattattattgtgagaagtagccttaaccgacatagataTCATGTGagcaataacataatcaacagtgtctcccacaccgaaaaaggatgttctacttgccaaggtaaggaccatgaaattctagcttatgtggatccactagctaatgtctatctagacaatcatactataggggcacataggtaaaggataaggagattgctcctagaaacccgacctctactaacaaGAGAGCTTCAATCTAAATATCATCTCGGTACTAAGAATAAATCCcacagaatagtcatttcttacttgttcttattatccatggaagggcacgtcatcttgcaatccaagctaagtcattatccatggaaaggtatcattcaataaccaatcAAAGATAGATTTCATTAGGATAGtgatgagtcctagatttggactcatttaaggcctTGATTATAtaggtttagtgtcctcaaatgctatATTTGTGCCATGAACTCATGGAAAATCCTTAAATTTTAGGTATAtgggttgaggaacaaagcaaggacactaaaaGATAAAAAGGACAACACAAGCTGAAAAAGATATAACTCAGCAAATCACTGTGTTTCTCCTGATCACCTAAATTTACAGAACCCTGAGGCTAAAACAAGAAGAACTTAGGTGAATTGTGTTCCTTATCGGTGAATCACCGAATGCATCGGTGAAAGGCAATCATGTCACTCAAAGTACTGATCGAGAACAAGGTGAATTCAAATTGGCAAGCTAAAACACTATAGGGCGCATTGCGAAAATGAACGACGATCTCAATTTAGATAGCCTAAAATTATAGTGTTTGAATGAGGAAAATGTGAAGAAAGGACGATCGACAAGTCACCAAATGGTTGGTGACGCCGGACTTTCCTAGCGGATCGGCCCAAAAAAGCCACACCTTAGATtagtataaattgatttttggaagaGAGAGCAAAAACAcctctattatttattttaagaaacattagcaaaaatattcaattGGGTATTGTAATAGATAGAAAATTATTCATCTTAGAATTTGGATTCTCAAATACCCAGCCATGGAACATGTAGTAGGTATTGAATTTCTTCCTTTCACGatgattggctaaaaccctaatCTTGGGGGTTTGACAATGTGACCAATTTCGACGTTTGTCTTAATGGATGTTAATTATTATCGATTGTAGTGATATTCATATTGGGTCTAATTTATTGTTGTGGTTCTACTGCTTTATTGAATGTTTACTTCGATATATTTTCGTGCTTTAGGtttgcttgagaaagaagttAACGCCAAAGTGATAAATAGGCAGTCATGGTGAGTGGATCATGATGGATTAAACTCGAGATAGTGAATTCTATGAATCATGCCATGTGTTCACCTCGAGAGATTGGAGGTAGTGAGATTGTGGACTGTTCCTTATGTCTATAGcgttgaggttcgagagaactcatgTGACACGTGGTAATTATTTGGGAGAAAGTTGTCTCACCTATAGTCCACTCTTCCCATTAATGGTTGGTACTTTTTGTTGGCAATTTACACCCATTGACCAAATTTAGTGATTCGTTTGTCAATCCCCAAGTTCCTTCTCCCTATTTGGTTATTGTCAAGTGTTTGTCGAGTTTGTTTACCAAATTAAGAAACGCGCCATCTTGATATTGTTGTCAACCTCTAAATATCGTTGATAGTCTCCAAAAATCTTTAACCCTTTTAGCTACAAAATTGTTGTTGAAActtcatatttgaattcaaaatacataccgctccttgtgggatttgaccccaactcatttagtagGGTTTTGtactgatttacgatcgttTACACATAGAACTGGATAAGGTGTGCTTGAAATGTTAATAGAAAAATGGCACCGTtgccgaggagtggtgttatttaGGATTCTCTTATCGAAgtttgatttgtaattttattgGCTAAAGTGGATTCTACTTGATTTGGTTTTGTGTGTGTGTTGGTTGTGTTGAGCAAACAATGAAATGAGTGAGACAGAGAGTAATGGTGATCAAATGGGTCATCAAGCTGATATTGAAGATCTTACTAGTGTGCACAACCCAATCCAATTGGGTGGAATTGGTGCAATCCGGCCGCCACCAACTAAAGAGAATGTTACATTCCATGTTACCAATACAACTCTTCACCTCTTTCGAATGAAGAGACTCTATGGATGGATGACTCTTGAAGACCCACATTAGCATATGCGAAATTTCATATACATTTGTGGCTCATTCACTAACTAGATTGTATCACAATAATTAGTCCGTCTCAGATTATTCCCTTTGTCTTTGACTGGTGAAGCGAGCAAATGGTTAGCTAAGTTACAAAAGAACTCTATCACATAATGGGATGAGCTAACTACGGCATTTAATGTGAGGTTCTTTCCTCCATCGAGGATGATGAAACTCAGAGACAACATTCAAGGGTTCAAGTGATTGGAAGGTGAATCGATCCATGAAACATGGCTGAGGTTTAAGAAGCTACTACTCCAATGCCCAACTAATGGGCTTCCAAACAATGTGCTGCTACAATACTTCTATCGAAGCCTTGACTCGGTAAATAAAGGAGTGGCTGATCAATTGATTCAAGGTGGAATAATTTTGCAATCATTTGAGGTGGCTTCATTTCTTCTTGACGACATGACAAAAATAAACCAAGCTTGGTATACTAAAGAATATCAAGTTTCCCTTTTTTGCTTTAGAATGACCCAAGAACAACTtgataaagagagagaaagggaTGAGAACATCAAGAAAATGCTATCCCAAATAGAGATGCTACAAACGCAAGTGTTAGAAAATGTGAACAAACCCAAAGGAGCAAGGGAAGTGTTTAGAATTGAGGACGGTACTTCCTCGAGCTATTCAAAGCTGGGGAGAATTAAGGTTGGAACTTTCACGAATTcgaggagggtttccacccacATTACTTGTAATAGGGTGGGAATCGAGGTTGGGACTGTCACAAAGATGAAGAGTGGAGAAGATACTATCAAGAATGGGCGAAGCAAAGTGATCCTTAGTAAAGAGAGGGTAATCATGAAGAGCACCATACACAATCTTGTGAGAGCCCAAAGTCAAAGTGGAGTACGAGTAATCCCCGAGTAGATGATCTATTGTCTTGCATCCTTGATAAAGTTGAGGGCTCGGATGACTTACTAAAAAAGATGAAAGATGACTTCTCGTCATTGAACAATAGAGTGAATTTTCATGCTGATGCAATTAAGCTACTTGAAGGCCAGCTGAACCAACTTTAGGAACATTTGGGACCAAAAGTAATGGGAGAGGGCGACACCACACCCATAACAACTTTGGTGCAGGATGGtaatagagatttgattgtgGCTACTCAAAGCGGAAAGATAGCAATAGGTGATATGAAAGGCAATGATGGAGCTCATGCTCATGAAGAAGATAAAGGTGCTTAAGAAGAAGAGATACTCATCCAACAAAGCATTGCCAAAGAGCCACAAAAAGATGTAGGAAAAAGGAATCCAATCTCAAAATTGGTGCAACCTAAACTCAAAATACCTCCTCTATTTCCCCAACGTCTCAAGAAGAAAAACGAGGatgaaaagttgaagaagttcTTATCGTTGTTCAAcacattatcaattaatatcCCTCTAGTGGAGGCATTGTTGGAGATGTCGGGTTATGCCAAGTTTATGAAGGAGTTagtcacaaagaaaagaagtttGGACTTCAACACTATTGAAGTTTCTCATAGTTATAGTGCAATTATGACTTATGAGATGATCAAGTGGAAAGAATATATCAAAGCTTTCACCATCCATTGCACTATCGGCATGGTCCAATTTGCCAATGCCCTATGTGACTTAGGAGCAAGCATCAACCTAATGCCATACTCAATATATAAACAAGTTCGTTTGGGTGAACCGAAATCCACAACAATGAGACTCTTGATGGTAGATGGATTGATTAAACACCCCGTGGGGATACTCTATGATATTTTGGTAAAGGTGGACCGATTCATATTTTCAGCGGATTTTATTATCCTTAATTGCTAGATTGATACTGAAATTCCTATCATTTTGGGAAGACCATTCTTAGCAACAGGAAGGGCACTAGTAACTGTCGAAAGCGGAGAATTGAAGTTTTGGGTGACTGATGATCAAGTCACCTTTAATGTGTGTAAGTCAATGAAACACCCAAGAGGCATTCATGTGGTTTCGACAGTTAATATAATTGATGAGGCTCTGGCTAGTGTGAGCCATTTATTGTGCCTGAATGAACCACGTGAGCCGGTGCTTGCAACTATGATGAGACCACAATGTAAGGTTATGATGAGGTGGTAACATCCATTTCCTTATTGGGGAAATTCTCAAGGAATCCATTAAAGTTTGACATTGAtcttaaaaatcaagaaaatcctCCCACAAAATAGTCTACGATGGAACCACCAAAGCTGGAGTTAAAAGCACTTCCTGATCATTTGCGATATGCATTTTTGGGGGAAAACAAAACTTTACAGGTTATCGTTCCTGATGAGTTGCTCGAATGGCAAGTCAATTTTCTTCTTGAGGTGTTGAAAAAGTACGTCAAAGCTATAGGGTGGACGATCGCTGATATTGTGGGAATTCCACCCAGCATATGCACTCAAAAAATTCAACTTGATAGTGAATTCAAACTGAGTGTCGATCATCAAAGAAGATTGAACCCaccaatgcaagaggtggtgaaaaatgagattatcaagtggttggatgaaGGCGTGATCTACCCTATTGCAAATAGCAAATGGGTGAGCTCGGTGAAATGTGTATCCAAGAAAGGGGACATTCCGGTAGTTCCCAACGAGAAAGGAGTACTAGTTTCGATGAGACCGATAACCGGATGGAGGGTTTAGATTGTTTATCGCAAGTTAAATTCATGGACAGAAAAGGATCATTATCCCATGCCCTTCATGGATTAGATGCTTGATCTACTTTCGGAGCGAGGATGGTTTTGCTTCTTGGATGGTTACTTCGggtttaattaaatatctattgCAGTGGAAGATTAGGGGAAGACAACATTCACCTGTCCTTACGGTGctttttctttcaaaaggaAGCCATTCGGGTTATGTAATGCTCTGGCAACGTTCCAACGTTGCATGTTGTCtatttttgcagatatggtagAAGATTCATTGAAAGTTTTGATGAATGGCTTTTCAATTATGGGTGATTCTTTTGAAACATGTTTGGCACACCTTGGGAACGTTCTTCAAAGATGTATGGAAACTAATCTGgtcctaaattgggagaaatgtcacttCATAGTTAAGTAAGGTATACTTTTGGGTCACAAGGTATCGCAAAAGGGGTTAGAGAttgataaaatgaatattaaggtAATTGAGAAGTTACCACCACCAATCTCGATAAAAATCATTCGTAGTTTTTTGGGGCATGCCGGATTCTACTAGAGATTCAtgaaagacttctcaaaaattgcacccCCATTATACAAATTGTTTGAAAAGGAGGCAAAATTTTACTTTGATGGTGCTTGTTTGGCAGCCTTTACACGTCTAAAAGAGAAATTGATCTTTACCCTGGTTATCATTAGCCACGATTGGTCAGCCGCTTtcgaagtgatgtgtgatgtCAGTGGTACTCCATTAGGTGTGATGTTGGGAAAAAATGTAGCAAGCTATTCCATCCTATTTAATACACAAGCAAAACACTGAATGTTGCTCAGCGTAACTACATGGTTACGGAGAAGAAATTACTTGCGGTGGTATATGCCTTCGAAAATTTTTGAGCATATTTGTTAGGCACCAAAGTTGTTGTCCACATTGATCATGCAGCCTTGATTTATTTGACAGAGAAGAAAGATGGCAAGCCAAGAATGATAAGGTGGGTATTATTGCTgcaagaatttgactttgaagTCAACGATAGAAGAGGATATGAAAATCAAGTGGCTGACCATCTATCCAGATTAGAAGGCAAGGAGAACGAAGAGCTGGAGGTAGAGATCAATGACTCATTTCCCGATGAGCAGGTATTCTCGGTCACTTTTCAACATGTTCCTTAGTATGCTGATTTTGCTAATTATGTGGTATGTGGATTGATGCCAGAAGAATTGAAATTCTACCAACAAAATGGGTTCTTGTTTGATGTCAAGAAATACATTTGGGATGAGCCATATTTATTTAGTGAATTTTTAGATCATATCATTAGGTGATGTCTACCTGAGGAAGAGTTCAATAAGATTCTTTATGCTAGTCATGCTTCAGCGGTTGGGGGTCATCATAGCAGTGACGCACAACTGCTAAAATTATTCAAAGTGGGTACTATTGGCAATCCCTTTACAAAGATGCTCACGAGTTTGTCAAGAAATGTGTTCAATGCTAAAACCAAAGTGGGGTATCCCGATGAAATGAGTTGCCTCTTCAGCCTATTCTAGAAGTTGAGTTATTTGATGTCTGGGGAatagatttcatgggcccattcgTGAGCTCATTTGGTAACATGTACATTTTGGTGGCTATGGATTATGATTCCAAATGGGTAGAAGCAGTGGCACTACCTAACAATGAGGGGAAGAGCATTGTTCAATTTCTAAAACGCTACATCTTTGCAAGGTTTGGCACTTCTCGAGTTATTAGTGATGGAGGGTCACATTTTTCCAATCGCCTATTTGGATCTGCATTGAGTAAATACGGCATGAAAAACAAAGTGGCTACACCATATAATCCCCAAACATGTGGCCAAGTGGAAGTTTCGAACTGTGAGATTAAGAGTATATTGGCAAAGATCGTAAATGCAAATATAACTAATTGATCTCGAAAGATAGATGATGCTCTTTGGGCATATCGCCTCGCTTAAAAGAAACCAATTGGCATATCTCCGTATCAGCTagtttttgagaagtcttttcaCTTACCAATTGAACTTGAATACAAAGCACTTTGGGCATTAAAGGCATTAAATTTTGATTGGGACAATGATTCGAAAGATACAGTCAATCAACTAAATGAATTGGATGAATTTAGGTTTAGggcatatgaaagttcagccctCTACAAAGAAACAATGAAGAAGTGGCATGATTCTACAATCCTTAGAGAGCGTTCCAAGTTGGAGGTTGGGTGTTGCTATGTAATTCTAGGCTGAGACTCTTTCCAGgaaaactaaaatcaaaatgGTTAGGCCCATTTAGAGTAATACGGGTGTTGACAAATGGTGCCATTGAAGTTGAATGCAAAGAAGACCCTGCCTTCAAGGTGAATGGGCAACGCTTGAAATTGTTCTTCAGAGAATACCATGAAATTTCCATGATTTATGTAGTATATCTGGAAGATGCTTGAGAGCATTTCCATATCGTGCCACGATATTAAgcaaggcgcttcttgggaggcaacccatgtGTTAGGGTTTTGAATAATTTGTGCTGAATGAGCAAGTGTAGGAGACTTTGCGAAGTTAAGACTCCaccggcgagtcaccgagtcaATTCGGTGATCCCAAAGTTGATCGCCTTCTAGGCATTAACAATAGAATGagacactggaacattaggtggGATACTTGCACCACTCGCCGAAGTGATTGGGCGACCCGACTTTTACCTCTTTTTTGCAGTAGCCCTAACAGCCCCAAATCATGGATCATTTGGCGAGGTTTCAATTCCTTTAGGCGATGTGCCGATACATTTGGTGGCCTTCtctattattccttttttttcccaCACAAACTGGTTGCACATTGGAAATTTTGGCGAGCTCCAAACCATTTAGCGTGTAGCCAAGCAGTTTGGCGACCGCAACAAGTTTCCACCACATGGGCTCTTAGTGAAGATTCCTTGTCTCCTTACTCTACTTGTTTAAGTGccactaatttatttttattttttttaagggttttttctCTACTTAGATTGAGGACACTATGAATGCTTTTGGTGGGGGTGGTAGAAGTTTGTGAGAAATTGTAATTGTGGCTGTTCTTGTTCAAATTTGCGTATCGAttatgatcaatatcgatgacctaaatagtgctcttaatcgaacgaaatgaatgtgcaactacgatgaggccaatgAAGTTTCATTGAAATGTGTGAACTTTTGGcttctcgttgtgactagccggttatcgaatgagcctcttgtgatgaacattacacactagcaaaagtgtggagtctcgtttgatattggtgtcgatgccttgtgtgttGACAGTACTTTGAACAATTGTGTGATGACACCAAGAATTTGTCCCGTTGgtctggttgactaagtgataCAAGCACTtcaaatgatcttaggcaacgaatttgaagagtgaaacaatttcacaatatatctattttgttgccaaccttgtgagatgtgtgaaccttgcttgaacaCTATCGACCCTTACtcttttcttgaaagaaacaTGAGCAATTgttttatccattcacccataactcTTAAGaaatgtggtttgtttgaatagccaacttaggaaAAAATCTTaggttggggtgtggtgaaaagagaaggaaaggtCTCATTTCACctttgatgtttgtgtaatcaagacacaacttccaattcaagtgtctacgatcgcgTGAattaatataacccaaccaaatgggttggggtcgagtcccaagggagtggttgcaagaattaatagaaaagtaaaatcaagttctaatcaatcatagctataaacattaaCAAAACGAATAAAAGCATACTATATATGAAGGTtgacacaaatgtcaattatcaatggggggtttgtatTCAACTAATGACAAAAATAGCGACAATATAAAGATACGAGATGGGGAGACGGGATTATTAtaatgtgataggaatatgggataaaatatactattgggtaaatgctattgatagtaaatcgctgaatatttgtaactaggctaggctttagtgggggtaaattttctctcgagcaacttaccccgaatcaacttggtttctctcgaacaccgagccAGTTGAATGTATGGGAGAAGGTCTacgattcactctctcgagctgaacccacgacgaccc belongs to Solanum stenotomum isolate F172 chromosome 1, ASM1918654v1, whole genome shotgun sequence and includes:
- the LOC125855092 gene encoding uncharacterized protein LOC125855092, which translates into the protein MKDFSKIAPPLYKLFEKEAKFYFDGACLAAFTRLKEKLIFTLVIISHDWSAAFEVMCDVSEKKDGKPRMIRWVLLLQEFDFEVNDRRGYENQVADHLSRLEGKENEELEVEINDSFPDEQPILEVELFDVWGIDFMGPFVSSFGNMYILVAMDYDSKWVEAVALPNNEGKSIVQFLKRYIFARFGTSRVISDGGSHFSNRLFGSALSKYGMKNKVATPYNPQTCGQVEVSNCEIKSILAKILVFEKSFHLPIELEYKALWALKALNFDWDNDSKDTVNQLNELDEFRFRAYESSALYKETMKKWHDSTILRERSKLEVGCCYVILG